From a region of the Xyrauchen texanus isolate HMW12.3.18 chromosome 47, RBS_HiC_50CHRs, whole genome shotgun sequence genome:
- the LOC127638850 gene encoding transmembrane protein 121B-like produces the protein MTAEIIKDISVSSFPQPDSPVSSAPENGQLLFIRNVAARRDTQTTSGSANLEEGSSQPLVSSSTTAEPQSYTMTSGEFMQSTPLFVQRSKKNLFYKILCFLVLVLQGGMLDFYLIVFTDLYWCSWIATDLVVISGWGIFFVKNARSKRERACGFHQKSSIFGCNLGEFTFAYLAWLIYVIASTPKVVLVLETSILDLIALKVPFGITGFKITMLLCAPLLFCLINSIIEDPNGATRFHSQGCFMSTCIDLLDSFTLVELLLKNEIPNLYLKYTVISVYFIALGVPVIWLYELTASEMNCRWIWARFFTGVLVNAPLLVVRCFTVFVYKTPISVFMFKNMFFLVCKCLELIEQCVSLKGVRRFARGRGGNPAQFSHCVSENDMCPHGYVNTLAVNNQS, from the coding sequence ATGACTGCTGAAATCATAAAAGACATCTCCGTGTCCAGCTTCCCCCAACCCGACTCACCTGTCTCGTCAGCACCAGAAAACGGACAGCTGTTATTCATCCGAAACGTCGCGGCCAGGAGGGACACACAGACCACAAGCGGCAGTGCCAACCTCGAGGAGGGCAGCTCCCAGCCCCTGGTATCCTCTTCAACCACAGCTGAACCCCAGTCGTACACCATGACATCGGGCGAATTCATGCAATCCACGCCTCTGTTCGTGCAGAGGTCAAAGAAGAACCTATTTTATAAGATCCTGTGTTTCCTCGTGCTCGTCCTCCAAGGTGGCATGCTGGATTTCTACCtcatcgtcttcacagatctcTACTGGTGCTCGTGGATAGCCACGGATTTGGTGGTTATATCGGGATGGGGGATCTTCTTCGTGAAAAACGCCAGGAGCAAACGAGAACGAGCATGTGGCTTCCACCAGAAGAGCTCCATCTTCGGTTGCAATCTTGGAGAGTTCACCTTCGCATACCTGGCTTGGCTCATCTACGTTATCGCCTCTACCCCGAAAGTGGTGCTCGTTTTGGAAACATCCATCCTGGACCTCATCGCACTGAAGGTGCCGTTCGGCATCACCGGTTTCAAAATAACAATGCTGCTCTGCGCGCCTTTGCTTTTCTGTCTCATCAACTCTATCATTGAAGATCCCAACGGTGCCACGCGCTTCCACTCCCAAGGCTGCTTCATGAGCACCTGCATAGACCTCCTCGACAGCTTCACCCTGGTGGAACTGCTCCTTAAGAACGAGATACCCAACCTTTACCTCAAGTACACGGTGATATCTGTGTATTTCATCGCACTGGGCGTTCCCGTTATATGGCTTTACGAGTTGACGGCCTCGGAGATGAACTGTCGCTGGATCTGGGCGAGGTTCTTCACCGGCGTGCTGGTCAACGCACCGTTGCTGGTGGTCAGATGTTTCACCGTCTTCGTTTACAAAACGCCCATATCGGTTTTCATgttcaaaaacatgttttttttggtgTGCAAGTGCCTAGAGCTAATTGAGCAGTGCGTGTCCTTAAAAGGTGTCCGGAGGTTCGCACGTGGACGGGGGGGCAACCCAGCCCAGTTCTCCCATTGCGTTTCGGAAAACGACATGTGTCCTCACGGCTATGTGAACACGCTGGCAGTAAATAATCAGTCTTAG
- the LOC127638998 gene encoding interleukin-17 receptor A-like, translating into MSFLYLRGALIFTLVPVVLNLRVLDDGLSLNCTQEEVQCQANINNCMYDGWLKPSNFTPSGPDNLTVRVDVRNNMKGDLEPVIVAESTAKDDGSIFFLSGTEFSVMKSSTNEHLCVHYKFLQQFKTMRKTDDEKWSFSLDKVVVDPGSSYVVTVSNLPKPNLQHTGYNINKMVIVPGCEDPLMRQTKICFERGETWHPDISLEKSKGLDDKDILLVAFKPGENAQKYNVFVMCKRDNQMQTVYNESKTILNLTYDLELWPVTCCHFDVQIQPFFQRCANDCLRKQQNFNICSTESPPLSEKNTIFWIICVGLCLLICGISLCAIYLCCRKPKKGPEMPAKDHVEQHVLSGSRSVLIIYSRDHPLYTDIVLKLCAFLRAKCGTEVVLDLLDTAWLGTIGQLAWIEQQKRRIEQSSDKILVLCSRGVQAKWGAICGEPPILLREDVRSPEGDMLTLALQLITPDMQRPASYGKYLVAYFDDISREGDVPSMFDIAVKYKLMKHFEELYFRILDMEKYQQGMVHCIEGIGKDEYFCCPSGKALRDAIETFQAYQIENPDWFDKECVNSEEEVRGETSTLLDIPMAPIYELQPLCNDGLQIFVNEVEIHQESQSVCAVIPQIHDKPEESSVMIVNPRVQPEHSSVLSLYPTVVPPIKTSTVGMIPVGPESYPYLLVEPVPVQLTHPSIESRWNEAFPMGELSENCLTASNECQTQASFSMPSENAVQQLVALQRYLTPFEIIAPPPSMEDSLDFDQEMDMSQPVEMDENEMEGASETRPSRGSDQGYSSRYSIVREVPQVSTVPKKEELNSLAKLQMDLYLNSPVSSGFCTQTIENGF; encoded by the exons ATGAGTTTCTTGTACCTGAGAGGTGCGTTGATTTTCACCTTAGTACCTGTAGTGCTGAATCTGCGCGTTCTGGATGATGGACTTTCTCTAAACTGTACACAAGAG GAAGTGCAATGTCAAGCAAACATTA ATAACTGCATGTATGATGGATGGCTCAAGCCTTCAAATTTCACTCCTAGTGGGCCAGATAATTTAACAGTTCGTGTTGATGTAAGAAATAATATGAAAGGTGATTTGGAGCCAGTGATTGTAGCGGAATCGACAGCAAAGGATGATG GGAGCATCTTTTTTTTGAGTGGAACAGAGTTTAGTGTGATGAAGTCGTCTACCAATGAACACCTGTGTGTGCATTACAAGTTCCTCCAACAATTTAAGACCATGAGAAAAACTGATGATGAAAAG TGGTCTTTTTCTCTGGATAAAGTTGTGGTAGATCCAGGCAGTTCATATGTAGTGACAGTCTCCAACCTTCCAAAGCCGAATTTACAGCACACCGGttacaacataaacaaaatggtTATTGTTCCAG GTTGTGAAGATCCTTTGATGCGACAAACTAAAATCTGTTTTGAGAGAG GGGAGACATGGCATCCCGATATTTCGTTGGAGAAATCCAAAGGTTTAGATGACAAGGATATTCTGCTTGTTGCATTTAAACCAGGAGAGAACGCACAAAAATACAACGTGTTTGTGATGTGCAAAAGGGACAACCAAATGCAGACTGTTTATAAT GAGAGCAAGACAATACTAAATTTGACATATGACCTGGAGCTCTGGCCAGTTACATGCTGCCATTTTGATGTTCAG ATCCAGCCATTTTTCCAAAGGTGTGCCAATGACTGTCTTCGAAAGCAACAGAATTTTAACATATGCTCAACTG AATCACCACCTCTTTCTGAGAAAAACACAATATTTTGGATCATTTGTGTTGGTTTATGCCTCCTTATTTGTGGCATCAGCCTTTGTGCCATTTATTTGTGCTGCAGGAAACCAAAAAAAG gtccAGAAATGCCAGCAAAAGACCATGTTGAGCAGCATGTACTAAGTGGCTCACGGTCTGTACTGATCATCTACTCCAGAGATCATCCCCTATACACAGACATAGTCCTGAAGCTCTGTGCCTTTCTGCGGGCCAAATGTGGTACTGAGGTTGTGCTGGACCTACTTGACACTGCTTGGCTAGGCACTATTGGCCAGCTAGCGTGGATTGAACAACAAAAGCGACGTATTGAGCAGTCTTCAGACAAGATCCTGGTCCTCTGCTCCCGAGGAGTGCAAGCCAAGTGGGGGGCCATCTGTGGCGAGCCTCCAATTCTTTTAAGGGAAGACGTGCGCTCTCCAGAGGGTGACATGCTAACCCTTGCCCTTCAGCTAATTACACCTGATATGCAGCGTCCGGCTTCCTACGGGAAGTATTTGGTGGCATACTTTGATGACATAAGCAGAGAAGGTGATGTGCCATCAATGTTTGACATTGCAGTCAAGTACAAGCTGATGAAGCATTTCGAAGAGCTCTACTTCCGAATCCTTGATATGGAGAAATATCAACAGGGGATGGTGCATTGTATCGAAGGTATCGGCAAGGATGAGTACTTTTGTTGCCCCTCAGGCAAGGCCTTGAGGGATGCAATAGAAACCTTCCAGGCCTATCAAATAGAGAATCCAGACTGGTTTGATAAAGAGTGCGTAAACAGTGAAGAGGAGGTGAGAGGAGAAACAAGCACACTTCTTGATATTCCCATGGCACCAATCTATGAGTTACAACCGTTATGTAATGACGGACTCCAAATCTTTGTGAACGAGGTGGAAATCCATCAAGAGTCCCAGAGTGTTTGTGCCGTAATTCCCCAAATTCATGACAAGCCCGAGGAGTCTTCTGTGATGATTGTTAATCCCAGGGTCCAACCAGAGCACAGCTCAGTACTTTCTCTTTATCCAACAGTGGTACCCCCTATTAAAACATCCACAGTTGGTATGATACCAGTTGGCCCAGAAAGCTACCCTTATCTGCTTGTAGAACCTGTACCAGTGCAACTCACACATCCTTCAATTGAGTCAAGATGGAATGAAGCATTTCCAATGGGAGAACTGTCAGAAAATTGTCTGACAGCAAGCAATGAATGCCAGACTCAAGCATCCTTTTCCATGCCTTCTGAAAATGCTGTCCAACAACTGGTGGCCCTGCAGCGTTATTTGACTCCTTTTGAGATCATAGCACCTCCTCCTTCAATGGAAGATAGCTTAGATTTTGACCAGGAGATGGACATGTCTCAGCCAGTGGAGATGGACGAAAATGAAATGGAGGGAGCCTCTGAGACAAGACCATCACGAGGGTCAGATCAGGGATACAGTTCCAGGTATTCCATTGTAAGGGAAGTGCCCCAAGTCTCCACAGTGCCCAAGAAGGAAGAACTGAATTCTCTAGCCAAGTTGCAAATGGATCTCTACCTGAACAGTCCAGTCTCTTCGGGTTTTTGCACTCAAACAATAGAGAATGGATTTTGA